One stretch of Nocardia mangyaensis DNA includes these proteins:
- a CDS encoding VOC family protein — protein sequence MTDSVAPVPEGYHSITCFLAVPDGNAAIDFYTAVFGAKLLSRADLPDGQPAHAELLIGDSTLQLGMPIPDNNVRAPENWVHTSIVHYCPDVDAAIARAIAHGARSAEQPQTFVTGDRYGVVIDPFGHRWAVMTRVEDVSRDEADRRVAEWMRTQ from the coding sequence ATGACCGATTCCGTAGCACCCGTTCCCGAGGGTTACCACTCCATCACCTGTTTCCTCGCCGTGCCCGACGGCAACGCCGCCATCGACTTCTACACCGCGGTCTTCGGCGCGAAGCTGCTCAGCCGCGCCGACCTGCCCGACGGGCAGCCCGCGCACGCCGAACTGCTCATCGGCGACTCCACCCTGCAGCTCGGAATGCCGATCCCCGACAACAACGTTCGAGCCCCCGAGAACTGGGTGCACACCTCGATCGTGCACTACTGCCCCGATGTCGACGCGGCGATCGCCCGCGCGATCGCCCATGGTGCCCGCAGCGCCGAGCAGCCACAGACCTTCGTCACCGGCGACCGCTACGGCGTGGTGATCGACCCGTTCGGCCACCGCTGGGCCGTGATGACCCGCGTCGAGGACGTCTCCCGCGACGAAGCCGACCGCCGCGTCGCCGAGTGGATGCGGACACAGTGA
- a CDS encoding AraC family transcriptional regulator: MVAPDDSPDPGDVKGILHPGEQARHRTLNRLPVGPALAEFADWYWVVRWDLRGRSAYRAEVLSFPCVNLTFERSTLRTGGFVNGVCTTKYVRELSDEGETFGIRFSPGGFGAFTGADVAALRDDSAPLTQLLPAAAGLAERVLAEPSDDRRRVLVESFFAGRDRGHDPRYALVAAIVRAMSEDANLTRVDQVTDRFAIPIRTLQRLFRRYVGAGPKWVLCRFRLQDAADRLAHGDAPDLAVLAADLGYFDQAHFCREFVAEIGMSPTEYARRSR, translated from the coding sequence GTGGTCGCGCCCGATGACTCACCGGATCCCGGTGACGTGAAAGGCATTCTGCATCCGGGCGAGCAGGCCAGGCACCGCACCCTGAACCGGCTGCCGGTCGGGCCCGCGCTGGCCGAGTTCGCCGATTGGTACTGGGTCGTGCGCTGGGACCTGCGCGGCAGGTCCGCCTATCGGGCCGAGGTCCTGTCGTTTCCCTGCGTGAATCTCACCTTCGAGCGCAGCACCCTGCGCACCGGCGGATTCGTCAACGGCGTGTGCACGACGAAGTACGTGCGCGAGCTCAGCGACGAGGGGGAGACCTTCGGCATCCGGTTCAGCCCCGGTGGATTCGGTGCGTTCACCGGCGCCGACGTGGCCGCCCTGCGCGACGATTCGGCCCCGTTGACCCAGCTGCTGCCCGCCGCCGCGGGGCTCGCCGAGCGCGTCCTGGCCGAACCCTCCGATGATCGCCGCCGGGTGCTGGTGGAGTCCTTCTTCGCCGGACGGGACCGCGGTCACGACCCGCGGTACGCGCTGGTGGCCGCGATCGTGCGCGCGATGTCCGAGGACGCGAACCTGACCAGGGTCGATCAGGTCACCGACCGGTTCGCGATTCCCATCCGCACCCTGCAGCGCCTGTTCCGCCGCTACGTGGGCGCCGGGCCGAAATGGGTGCTGTGCCGGTTTCGGTTGCAGGACGCCGCCGACCGGCTCGCCCACGGCGACGCACCGGATCTGGCCGTACTCGCCGCCGATCTCGGCTATTTCGACCAGGCGCATTTCTGCCGCGAGTTCGTCGCCGAAATCGGGATGTCGCCGACCGAATACGCTCGCCGGTCGCGATGA
- a CDS encoding universal stress protein encodes MTAYRTIVVGTDGSDSSYVAVEKAAALAGDADATLVLACAYFPTDDRDVAAAADVLKDEAYQVRGSAPTNEILHVAREKAVAAGAKNIVDRAIVGEPVDSLLDLVRETKADLLVVGNRGLNTLTGRLLGSVPSDVARKSRSDVLIVHTVR; translated from the coding sequence ATGACCGCCTACCGGACCATTGTCGTCGGTACTGATGGCTCGGACTCGTCGTACGTCGCAGTGGAGAAGGCCGCGGCGCTCGCCGGCGACGCGGACGCGACTCTCGTGCTGGCCTGCGCCTACTTCCCGACCGATGACCGCGACGTCGCCGCCGCGGCCGATGTTCTCAAGGACGAGGCCTACCAGGTTCGCGGCTCGGCCCCGACCAACGAGATCCTGCACGTGGCACGGGAGAAAGCCGTGGCCGCGGGTGCCAAGAACATCGTCGACCGGGCGATCGTCGGCGAGCCGGTCGATTCGCTGCTCGACCTGGTCAGGGAGACCAAGGCCGATCTGCTCGTCGTCGGTAACCGGGGCCTCAACACCCTCACCGGCCGCCTGCTCGGCTCGGTGCCCTCGGACGTCGCCCGCAAGTCGCGGTCGGACGTCCTGATCGTGCACACCGTGCGCTAG
- a CDS encoding HelD family protein, with protein MPDRLAEDRATAEPDPRSREIEQEQQYLSVLYARLDGMRDYAQNRLKTVLLESGGTPQARSERESFTALYSEDLAKYDAAEHGLCFGRIDLASAEEQARYIGRLGILDEDNDYEPLLLDWRAPLARPFYLATTANPEDVTRRRHIRSRNRAVTAINDEYLDLTTAERDGAIGTDDGVGGESALLAALNAARTGHMNDIVETIQSEQDAIIRSEHKSVLVVQGGPGTGKTAVALHRAAYLLYTYRQQLAKSGVLIIGPNATFLDYIGQVLPSLGETGVLLSTIGDLYPGVKAVREDSLRAGEIKGSLDMLEVLKQAVRDRQEVPAEPVRLAFDGYPVTLDRKIATKARGRARSSRRPHNLARPIFASSVIDALTDQLAATMGADLSGGTSLLSSADLSEIGDEMRADPQVQAAISALWPILSPQDVLADLLADPARLDRAAKSLSPQDRAELVRSDDGTFAAADAPLLDELAELLGVDDTEERERSRRRWRAQLAEAQDALDILTGSAPQDIEDELDPEILMAYDLIDASQLAQRQEFGNRQTTAERAAGDRTWTYGHVIVDEAQELSEMAWRMVMRRIPNRWVTVVGDVAQTGDPAGASSWQRVLEPYVAQRWKLTELTVNYRTPAEIMAVAADVLAAIDPGVRVPRSVRETGNPPRAHRVRPDRVAAELARLLDAEHGPGTSAVLAPATLVPDLSPLAGESVQVLTVHDAKGLEFDRVYLVDPHTILTESPRGLNDLYVALTRATQRLTVVHTAELPEVLGALDPA; from the coding sequence TTGCCCGACCGCCTCGCCGAAGACCGCGCCACCGCCGAGCCGGACCCGCGCAGCCGCGAGATCGAACAGGAGCAGCAGTACCTCTCGGTGCTCTACGCCCGGCTCGACGGCATGCGCGACTACGCGCAGAACCGGCTCAAGACCGTGCTGCTGGAATCCGGCGGTACGCCGCAGGCACGCAGTGAACGCGAGTCGTTCACCGCGCTCTACAGCGAGGACCTGGCCAAGTACGACGCCGCCGAGCACGGGCTGTGCTTCGGCCGCATCGACCTGGCATCCGCCGAGGAGCAGGCGCGCTACATCGGCCGCCTCGGCATCCTCGACGAGGACAACGACTACGAGCCGCTGTTACTGGACTGGCGCGCGCCACTTGCCCGGCCGTTCTACCTGGCCACCACCGCCAATCCCGAGGACGTGACGCGGCGGCGCCACATCCGTTCGCGCAATCGCGCGGTCACCGCGATCAACGACGAGTACCTGGACCTGACCACCGCCGAGCGCGACGGCGCGATCGGCACCGACGACGGGGTCGGTGGCGAGAGCGCGCTGCTGGCAGCGCTCAACGCCGCCCGCACCGGGCACATGAACGACATCGTCGAGACCATCCAGAGCGAGCAGGACGCGATCATCCGCTCCGAGCACAAGAGCGTGCTGGTGGTCCAGGGCGGGCCGGGTACCGGCAAAACCGCGGTCGCGCTGCACCGGGCGGCCTACCTGCTCTACACCTACCGGCAGCAGCTGGCCAAGAGCGGCGTGCTGATCATCGGCCCCAACGCCACCTTCCTCGACTACATCGGGCAGGTGCTGCCCTCGCTCGGTGAGACCGGTGTGCTGCTCTCGACCATCGGCGACCTGTATCCCGGGGTGAAGGCGGTCCGCGAGGACTCGCTGCGCGCCGGGGAGATCAAGGGCTCCCTGGACATGCTCGAGGTGCTCAAACAGGCGGTGCGTGACCGCCAGGAGGTGCCCGCCGAACCGGTGCGCCTTGCCTTCGACGGCTATCCGGTGACCCTGGACCGCAAGATCGCGACCAAGGCGCGCGGCCGGGCCCGTTCCTCGCGTCGCCCGCACAATCTGGCGCGGCCGATCTTCGCGTCCTCGGTGATCGACGCGCTCACCGATCAACTGGCCGCGACCATGGGCGCCGATCTGTCCGGCGGGACGAGCCTGCTCAGCTCGGCCGACCTCAGCGAGATCGGCGACGAGATGCGCGCCGACCCGCAGGTACAGGCCGCGATCAGCGCGCTGTGGCCGATCCTGTCCCCGCAGGACGTGCTGGCCGACCTGCTCGCCGACCCCGCCCGCCTCGACCGCGCGGCCAAGTCGTTGAGCCCGCAGGATCGCGCCGAGCTGGTGCGCTCCGACGACGGCACCTTCGCCGCGGCCGACGCCCCGTTGCTCGACGAGCTCGCCGAACTGCTCGGCGTCGATGACACCGAGGAGCGGGAACGTTCCCGCCGCCGCTGGCGCGCCCAGCTCGCCGAAGCGCAGGACGCGCTCGACATCCTCACCGGTTCGGCGCCCCAGGACATCGAGGACGAACTCGATCCCGAGATCCTGATGGCCTACGACCTGATCGACGCCTCCCAGCTGGCCCAGCGCCAGGAGTTCGGCAACCGCCAGACCACCGCCGAGCGCGCCGCGGGCGACCGCACCTGGACCTACGGCCACGTGATCGTCGACGAGGCGCAGGAGCTCTCGGAGATGGCGTGGCGCATGGTGATGCGGCGCATCCCCAATCGCTGGGTCACCGTGGTCGGCGACGTCGCCCAGACCGGCGACCCCGCGGGCGCCTCGTCCTGGCAGCGGGTGCTGGAACCCTATGTGGCACAACGCTGGAAACTCACCGAGCTCACCGTGAACTACCGCACCCCAGCCGAGATCATGGCGGTCGCCGCCGACGTCCTCGCCGCCATCGACCCCGGTGTCCGGGTACCGCGCTCGGTGCGCGAGACCGGCAATCCGCCGCGCGCCCACCGCGTTCGCCCCGACCGGGTCGCCGCCGAACTGGCCCGGCTCTTGGACGCCGAGCACGGCCCCGGGACCAGCGCGGTCCTCGCCCCCGCGACCCTTGTCCCGGACCTGTCCCCATTGGCCGGAGAATCAGTGCAGGTCCTGACCGTCCACGACGCGAAGGGCCTGGAATTCGACCGCGTCTACCTGGTCGATCCCCACACCATCCTCACCGAATCCCCCCGCGGCCTCAACGACCTCTACGTGGCCCTCACCCGAGCCACCCAAAGGCTCACGGTCGTCCACACCGCCGAGCTGCCCGAGGTGCTGGGCGCGCTGGATCCGGCCTGA
- a CDS encoding antibiotic biosynthesis monooxygenase family protein, which produces MIVEHALLPVRPGLADAFEAAFAEAYPIIAAMPGFGGLSLSRCLERPDSYLLLVRWERLSDHTAGFRDAPEYQRWRALLHHFYEPFPVVEHFAPVLGDDVFPASAEVAPSAPADK; this is translated from the coding sequence GTGATCGTCGAACACGCGCTGCTGCCCGTTCGCCCCGGCCTCGCCGACGCTTTCGAAGCGGCCTTCGCCGAGGCGTATCCGATCATCGCCGCCATGCCCGGCTTCGGCGGGCTGTCGCTGTCGCGATGTCTGGAGCGGCCCGACAGCTATCTGCTGCTGGTGCGCTGGGAACGGCTCAGCGACCACACCGCGGGTTTCCGCGACGCACCGGAATACCAGCGCTGGCGGGCGCTGTTGCACCACTTCTACGAGCCGTTCCCGGTGGTCGAGCACTTCGCGCCGGTCCTCGGCGACGATGTCTTCCCCGCTTCGGCCGAGGTCGCGCCGAGCGCGCCCGCGGACAAGTAG
- a CDS encoding diguanylate cyclase domain-containing protein, with protein sequence MGERHTDAASAEQLAQRYRSLVEHTPDAICVHESGTIVYVNPAMVRLLGARSADDLLGLSIQTFVHPDSIPPMLARIAQLTAEGSASPPAEMDLVRVDGRTVPVQTVSVLTVWQGELAYQVVVHDLTAQRAAEDSARRAESHFTTVVSQLEEGVLVVDRRGRLESINPAGRRILGIDDADPVLGRRFDELPATMIDRDGHPLPGDQHPMARTLATGEVVTRFVFGVERVDGQLVWLSCNCRLLNPDSPDSSGVSSFADITEYRASRRQLEYQATHDALTGLANRSLILSQLSTALADEGGTLVTTVLFIDLDGFKAINDTLGHAIGDTVLQIVAQRLQRALRAEDLVGRLGGDEFLVLLAGHPQRADLPALVERLRVTMSEPIIARGHRLEVSASIGITELGPHERRTPEAVLHDADLAMYRDKPAGHRELGLGQNRRSNNTHAS encoded by the coding sequence GTGGGAGAACGCCATACCGACGCGGCGAGCGCCGAGCAGCTCGCGCAGCGGTACCGCTCGCTGGTCGAACACACTCCCGACGCGATCTGCGTGCACGAATCGGGCACGATCGTCTACGTCAACCCGGCTATGGTGCGCCTGCTCGGCGCCCGATCGGCCGATGACCTGCTCGGACTGTCCATCCAGACGTTCGTGCACCCCGATTCGATTCCGCCGATGCTCGCCCGGATCGCGCAGCTGACGGCCGAGGGCTCGGCCTCCCCACCCGCCGAGATGGACCTCGTGCGGGTGGACGGACGCACCGTGCCCGTGCAGACCGTGTCGGTGTTGACGGTGTGGCAGGGCGAGCTCGCCTACCAGGTGGTCGTGCACGATCTCACCGCGCAGCGCGCCGCGGAGGACTCGGCGCGACGGGCGGAATCGCACTTCACAACCGTGGTCTCGCAGCTGGAGGAAGGGGTGCTCGTCGTCGATCGGCGCGGGCGGCTGGAATCGATCAACCCGGCGGGCCGACGAATTCTCGGCATCGACGACGCGGACCCGGTGCTCGGGCGCCGCTTCGACGAACTCCCGGCGACGATGATCGACCGCGACGGTCACCCGCTGCCCGGCGACCAGCACCCGATGGCGCGCACGCTGGCCACCGGCGAGGTGGTCACCCGATTCGTCTTCGGTGTGGAGCGCGTCGACGGGCAGCTGGTGTGGCTCTCGTGCAATTGCCGGTTGCTCAATCCCGACAGCCCTGATTCCTCGGGGGTGTCCTCCTTCGCCGACATCACCGAGTACCGGGCCAGCAGACGCCAGCTCGAGTACCAGGCCACCCACGACGCGCTGACCGGGTTGGCCAACCGCTCGCTGATCCTGTCGCAGCTCTCCACCGCGCTCGCCGACGAAGGCGGCACGCTGGTCACCACCGTGCTGTTCATCGACCTCGACGGTTTCAAGGCGATCAACGACACCCTCGGCCACGCCATCGGCGACACGGTGCTGCAGATCGTGGCCCAGCGCCTGCAGCGCGCCCTGCGGGCCGAGGACCTGGTCGGGCGACTCGGCGGCGACGAGTTCCTGGTCCTGCTGGCCGGTCATCCGCAACGCGCCGACCTGCCCGCGCTGGTGGAACGGCTCCGCGTGACGATGTCGGAGCCGATCATCGCCCGCGGCCACCGGCTCGAGGTGAGCGCCTCGATCGGCATCACCGAACTCGGCCCGCACGAACGCCGCACTCCCGAGGCCGTGCTGCACGACGCCGACCTGGCCATGTACCGCGACAAGCCGGCCGGTCATCGTGAACTGGGTCTCGGTCAGAATCGACGCTCGAACAACACCCACGCCTCCTGA